The DNA segment CAAAACCGAGTTTTCTGAAAAGCGTATTGGAGGATCCAATCTGGGTAGGATTTACATCCACGCCCTCCACACTCCATGAAGAATAATTGTTGAGTATCCAATACGAATACTGGCCGAATCCTGTTCCGGCATCGAGTAGATGCTGGCGACCGGAACGGGTTGCTGCCCAGTCGCGGATCTCTTTATGGATGTGCCAGGCACGAAGCAGCAGCAGGTCCAGGAGCTTAAAAAAGAGTACTTGTAATGCGGGCGATTTCCGGAAAAAGGAGCCCAGCTTATCTTTTATTGGATCGTATTCCATCTACTTGTCTTCCTCCCCTGAAGGGTTATCCTTTTTTTTGATTTCTTCAAATAGTTTGTCAATCTTCTCTACGTAATCCATCGTATCGTCATAAAAGAATTCAAGCTCCGGAATTTTCCTGACCTGGTTTTTGATGATGGCCGCGAGTTTAGTTCTGATTTCTTTATTGCGCATTTTCACTTCGCCAAGAAGTTGCATCGGTTCCTTTACATTTAAAAAGCTGAGATAAACCCTGGCATATCCAAGATCTGCCGAAATGCGCACTTTGCTCACGGAAATAAATGTAGTGCCGAACATGCTTTGCCCCTGAGTGAGAAATATCTGCCCTAATTCCTTTTGGAGCAAGCGGCTGAGCTTTTCCTGTCGTCTGCTTTCCATAGTGCAAATAACGTTGTTAATCAGATTAAACACAAAATCCTGAAACGCCCGCAAGCCGCAGCAGAAAGCCGCACGGCTGTTTCTATTGCTACCTTTGCCTCCCTATGAGAATATACTGGCGAATATTGCGATACGTGCGGCCATATAAGGGCGCGATAGCCACGCATGCTTTATTTACCGTTCTTGCTGTGATATTCGGCAGTTTTTCAATTGCCATGTTGCAGCCTGTACTCAAGTTGCTTTTCTCCGGAGAGAATCTTACTGATATTGCTGCCAGAGCGCCTGAATATGAGTTCAGCGTAAAATACCTCCTGAAGTATATCAACTTCCGCATCGCAAACCTGGTGGAAGACGGAACCATTGAGAGCCGTACAAATGCGCTGCTGATCATCATCGGCAGTGTGGTGACGCTGAATATTCTTGGGAATGTTTTCAGCTATTTCAGCGTCTACTTTATCGGAAATATCAGGACCTGGACGGTAGAGGGTATTCGCAGCGATCTGTTCAACCGGCTGAAAGGATTGCAGGTGAGTTATTTTGAAACCGGCAAAAAAGGCGATATCATGACGCGGCTCACCTCAGACGTTAATGAAGTCGAATCATCCGTGGCGGTAACCTTCGAGTCGGTTTTGCGCGATCCGCTCACAATCATTGCATTTATGTACCTCATGTTTGATTTTAGCTGGAAACTCACGCTGTTTATTTTCGTGTTGCTTCCTCTTTCGGCTGTGCTTATCGGCTTTATAGCCCGCAGCCTCAAGCGGGATGCATTCCGCTCTCAGGAGGTATTTTCCAGCATTATGAGCCTGATAGACGAAACAGTGTCCGGGATCAGGATCATCAAAGCATTTAATGCTGAAAACTATATTTCCAGAATATTTCACCGGTACAACAGCGGGTATGGAAAATTGCACAGAAAGCAATGGCATAAGCGAATGCTGGCTCCTCCCATATCCGAGATCATGGGCGTACTGACGGTGGCGCTCATCCTATGGTTTGGCGGCCAGCTCGTTTTCCAGGGAACTATGGATGCTGAGGGTTTTATCGTATATATTTTCTTTTTCATTCAAATTTTGAAACCTGCCAAATCCCTGTCGGGTGCCCTTAGCCATATCTATAAAGGAATCGCTTCAGGGGAGCGAATTTTCAACCTCATGGATACGGAGGTCACCATTAAGGATAAACCTGCGGCAAGTGGAGTGAGCGATTTTAAGCAATCCTTGCGATTCAACAATCTCAGTTTTTATTATTATAAAAATGAATATGTGCTTCGGAATATTGATCTTGAAATTCCGAAGGGTAAAATGTACGCACTGGTGGGTCCGTCCGGTTGTGGAAAAACCACGCTGGCGGAAATGCTTCCACGGTTTTATGATCCGGTGGAAGGAAGCGTGACGCTGGACGGGGCGGATCTTCGTGACCTGAAGGTGAAAGACCTCCGGGAACTGATCGCAATCGTAACGCAGGAACCCATTCTTTTTAATGATTCGATATATAATAACATTGCCTTTGGAATGCATCCGGTAACGGAAGACCAGGTGATGGAAGCGGCAAAAGCTGCTAACGCCCACGGATTTATCAGTGAAACCGAGAATGGCTACCGGACAATGATCGGAGACCGCGGAGCATTGCTCTCAGGTGGACAACGGCAGCGCATCAGCATTGCCCGCGCTATTCTGAAAAACCCACCCATCCTTATCCTGGACGAAGCTACCTCAGCGCTGGATACCGCGTCTGAGAAGATCGTTCAGGACGCCTTGTTCCGGTTAATGCAGCACCGGACCAGCCTCGTTATTGCCCACCGGCTCAGCACAGTGCAGGATGCAGATTGCATCATTGCAATGGACCGAGGCCGAATTGTGGAAAAGGGTACGCACAATGAGCTTATTGCCAAAGACGGCCTCTACAAGCAGCTTTATTCTTTGCAGCAAGTTGGGATGAAGGAGTAAAGTGTCCGTGTAAATAAATGGGGGAGAAACGATTACTGTCTAATGACGATTAACTGCGGATCGCCTAAATCAACGCCATCAGCGCTTACACCTTGCGAGAAATAATAGGTACCGCAGCATTTGCCGTCTTCCCTTTCTTCAATATCTAATATCAATGTATGGGTTGTTCCGGAATCAAGCTCCAGATAGAACACCTCGTTATCATTCATAAGAGAGAATTCCATGATTGAATCCCCATCAGAAATGAATATGTCCAGATGGAGGGGAAGCCGTTCTTCATTTAACAGACGGATGTCCTTATAATCATAGATCCGGTGTTCTCCAAATACGAGGTCGTTGTTTTGCGAATCCACTACCCTTACCTGCTGTACGAGCATAAATAAGCAATCATTGCAAGAGCATCCGTTTAAAGCAAAGATTGCCAAGAGTATTAAAGCCCAATTTTTATACATGACGTAAGATGTTGAGTTTCTAAAATTGCCGGCCGTTTGGCTAAAGCCAATATTTGCTCCGTAGCATAGGGTTTAAACCATACGCTACGGAGCAGGGCATTGAGCTTAATTCAGTTTGAAGATTTTATGGGAATATATTTTTCCGTCCATTTCAGCATTGAACAGATAAAAACCCGCAGGCAGATCATCCATGTTTATATTCAACAAATGCTTTCCTTTATTAAGGTTAATCATTCGGGTGAGGCGCTGCCGGCCGGTCATATCCACCAATTGCATTCTCACTTGCGAATCATCCGACAGTTGAACATTCACCTGTAACTGTGAGCGCACAGGATTGGCGAGCACGGTTAAGGAAGCCCTTTCTTCGCCAGACCGGGAAATCACCACAACCGGGGAATATTCCACCTGACCATCAAAGTCTGCCTGCAAAAGCCGGTAGTAGAGAACCTCACCTTTGGGCGCAAGGTCAAGGTAAGAATAGGAGCGGGGCTGTGCAGTAGTTCCGGCTCCCGGCACGCGATCAATGGCTTCAAAGGTTTGCGCATCTGCTGAGCGCTCTATTACGAAATGGCTGTTATTCAGCTCAGATGCCGTTTTCCATTCCAGGAGAACATCATCCTGTTGCAAGCGGCCTGTAAAAGAAATGAGCTCCACTGGCACTGGTGAAGTCGTATCACCTATTCCAAATACATAGGTTTCTCCCGGAGCAAGTCTAATCCCGCTAAGGGTTTTGGCATAAATACCCGAAGCCGGGTTATCAGCAGGCGAAATTTCCTGCTTGTTCCATTCAGTATCAGTGGAAAGGCCATATCCAAAACCCACATAGTTGGTGGCATTGCTCTCGCCCGGATTGGGTTCCTGATCTGTATTATTCCATTGAACGGTAATGGTATAAGTATTAGAATCGGTACCGGGAGGTGTTTCAATCACCCAGGTCTTGAGCACAGTCATGTTGGTTTCATCATTACCATTTCCGTCCGGCTGCGAGTTGATGCCGTCTTCCACGTGAGCGCTGATTGCTTCACCTCCGTCACAATCTTCGCATTCGATCACAATTGGCAAATAAGGATTATGGCCGATTGGGAAGTGGTGTGCGGTGGTATCGGCTATTTCGCGCCTGAGCATTCCGGTCTCGCTTGTGGCAAAATATGTAGTTAAATCTCCGCCAGTGAGCAGAATATCCGGTCCTAACGAAATGCCGTGGCTGCCGATATCTGCAATTCCATTCGCCAGATCAAAAAAGCCGTTTAGTTCCCAGTCCTGTTCTATCCTTACCCGGTCCTGGTTGTTGATCCTGACGCCTGCATTATCTCCAAAAGTAATGGCGCTATCACCAGAGACAACCTGTTCTCCTGTTCCTGCAAAAATCAAATAGGAGGTATCTTTAGGGTCAAAGGAAATGGAGGCGCCTGCTTCAATCGTCAGATCTCCCAGTATTTCTATGTCCAGTGCGCTATCGGACAACAGGGCAAATATCAAATTCCATTCAGCACCTGATTTCAAAGTTATATCTTGCATCACAACCTTGTTCCCCTTGCTCCCGGATGTACTGTTCACGATGAAATTGATTTCTACGTTTCCATAGGTTCTTCCTGACAGAGAAAGTCGGTTGCCTGATTGCTGGTGCCGGTAAAGGCTGTTAGAATGAAAAACTACTTTGGAACTGGGTTGTGAGAGACTAAACGGATTTCCGCCTGCTTCTGAAATGTAGGTTGCTCCGTCCTCAAAAATGGTAGTATTGACCTGACCGGTATTTCCAAAAGGACTACCGGAGAGCGACTGTGCAAAAAAGACGGAGCCGTGCTTAAAAATAACACTGGCTGAATCCAATCCCTGTATCCGATGAGCACGCCCGGTCCCATCTGAATTCCTGAAGATTACGCTATCCTCCAAAAATGCATTTGCCCCTTGTGAAATTTCAATCTCCAAAGCATTATCTGAGTCTATAATGAGCGAGCTACCCGATGAAACATAAAGCGCGGTATCGTTTCTTCCATTCAGCGTTAGCTTACCGGAAGTATTACAAAGCACCACCCGCGTGTTATCATCTATCCGGAATTGTGCAAGTGTTTGTGTAGGAACATTTACCATAGAATCATTGCCTCCGCTGTTAAACAATAAGATATCCGATAACCTGATACACGTCCGCGCAGGACTCCAGTTATCAGGGTCCTGATAGTCGTGGCCCGTTGCCCCGATCCATGCATAAGTGGATTGCCCGATGTCAATTGCTCCCGGAATGCTGATGTTGTCAACTAACATTTTCTGATCGCAAGCTGTGGCGTGATACCAGGCTGCTCCGAAATATTTCAGGTCCTTTAATGAATGAAGATTATTGCTTCCGATTGATGGCGTGGCGTTTACCGTTACGGGATCGTTAAAATCTGATTGGCCATCATCCCTGGCTGCCAGGTTCCAGTGTCCGCTACCACCGCAAGGATCGTAAGTTACTTTGATGCTCCAGTAATTGTCTTCCACACCTGCTGTGGGTACAGAAGCTATATCTGTGGCCTGCCCGGTACCGAGTGAGCTCAGTCCACCTGAAAAATGAACGAGTCGCCAGGGATCTTCTCCTGTGTTTCCCATTACCACGGCATATCCATCAGCACTTGATGAATTGAAATCTTCTTCATCGCAACCAAGCACCACTGCTGCACCATAATTATTGCCTCGAAAGCCGCTAGGATTATTACGAGGTTGCTTTATATTAAATGCCCAAACGAGCAAATGCTCCGCCTGATGAAACTGCGTGGCGTATTCTCCTGACATATCATAAGAGAGAATCTCGGGAGCCGTACTGCAAGACTCACATCCCTTTCCGGTATCTATGGAATTGGACAGAAACAAAGCACTGCCTTCAATACCAATTCTGCCATTAAAAGTGTCACATTCAATTTCTTCCCATGCCTGGCTGCCCCCGGAAGAGGGAATCCCCACTGTATTGGTATTGCTCCTGTCAAAATCATCAAAAACGGTATACAGAAGGTTAACTGCCTCAATATCTGTTGAGGTGGCATTATTAAGGGAATCGGATTGCGTTGTTATCGAAAATATTTCAACAGAGTCATACAGGAGGTTGCTCCAGGAATAAATGCCGTTTATTAAGTTCTCGGCTAATCCTGTACCTCTGGAGAGGCTCCCCGTCCCGGTGGCCCGTTCAAGGGTTACGCTGCTCTGCTCATCCCGGTCAAGATTCCCATTAACATCGGTTGCTTTGATCTCTACACCAAAGTCCACATTTATGGCAATAATGAAAGGGACTTTCGTAAAATGAATCTCAGTAGCCACCACATCTACTTCATTCTGGCCAGCTCCGCTATTAATGCTTTGTGATGGTAGAAGTCCACTGCTGCCTGCGGATGGGAGCGAAAAACTTTTTTCGGATACTTCAAAATCAAAAATCTTCCCGTCTATTGAATCCGGCAGATCACCTTCAAATTCTGATTTCAGCCAGATACTGAGTTGATAGGTTTTGGCTGAATCGTCTGCAATATGGCCCAATTGACTCTGGGCCGTGTCAATTCCGCTGAACTGAATGTTGCCGGCATTAATGGCCGTAGCATCAAAATGATTTGTGCCATCTGAAAGCTTTGCACCTTTTATGGCCGCTGTCCAGTCAGAAATTTCATTGGCGGGACCTTGTTCAATTTGGATGGCTTCAAGTATCAGAGGCAGCGCATCTGTAGACGATGTATCTCCGTCATCGGTCACCTTGAAATCGAAGTTCAAGATGGATGGATTGTGTGTGCTTTCCAATGAAGAAAGCTTGTCAGCTAAAGTACCTGCTCCGGCTTCCAGCAAGCTTGTTCCAGTTATGATATTTCCATAAGCCGTAATCGAGATATTGTCAAGGCCAAATTCATCCCGGCTGCCACCTCCGCTGAAATTATCCGTTAACCATCTTATATAGAAATAGGCATTGTTCGCAACTGAAATATTGGTGATGGTAATGGACCTGCTTACGGGTTGCCATTCAGGTAGACTATCCGCTGATTCCGGTGAGTTATAATCCAAAGTGCTTTCCCTATGGTAATTGCCATTATCCTCTGAATGTGCAAGTTCCCAGTAGTTGGAACGACCTTGATCATTATAAACATATATATCATAGGCTATGTCAAAGCTGTCAATTCTGCTGCCCGTGGAATTGAGAATTCTCAGGGTTATATTTCCCCCGTTAAAATCCGTTCCTGTTGGCTGCACACCAAAAGCATAATCATCGGTTGATACTTCAAAGGCATAGAATCCACCCGTACCCACACCACCGGAACTGCTACCAATTGCAAAATCACCCGCGGTCTCCGTATCACCAAAGTCGGAATTGCCGTCTGACATACCTGTGGTTGCCCATGCACCCGCGTCCAGTTGCCCGGTGGAGGGAGCTGGCGCAAATCCGGCACCTGTGTATTGACCATTGTTCACTCCGCTCAGTGTGTTGTCAAAATCTATAATAAAGTTCTTTTCAAGGCTATCCACAGTCAGTTGTGCCTGTCCGTTTTTCGGAGCCATTATGAATACTGATAAGAGCAGAAAAGGCAGCGCTGCATGTGTTAGTGTAAAATGTTTCATCATTTCTTGTTTTAAGGTTAATATGGTGATATGACTATTCTAATACGATCAGGTGCGTTACTGCTTTTTGTGGCTTGCTGAACTATTTGAACCCGGAAAATAAATAGGGAAGTGCCGGGAGAAATTGCTCAATCCGCAGGTTTCAGAAAAAGCAGAACAATAATGGAGGAGGGGCGCTGCTAATAAATTTGGCTGGCAAAAGGAGAGAGGGAATGCGGGCTGAGAGCGGTTTCTGAAGTAAGGCCAATTCATGGTTTTTTTGATTCGGGATTAACAAAAAGCAGAATAAAAGTAAAATAAAATTTGAGCTAACAAATATTAAACTGACAGATTTATTAAAATTAAAGGCTATGTTATATTATCCTGATGATTAGCGAATTCCTGGTCATTACCGATGAATAGCGAACTTGCGCTTTTTTAGCAGCCCAAAACAAAATCGTATTACCAGAAAAGATTCTTCTTTATATTCGAAAAAAGTTCGGAGATGGTTCTTTTTCTAAACAATTATGCGGCTCCGGCCTTACAGTGCAGCCTACTGTACTGCGATAAAAGAGTTGATCTGTGAGAAAAACCATCAGCAGCTTCATTAGAATTGGGACAGGAATAGCAGGTGCGGTGCTGCTGAGCTTACTACTATTATATATGATACAGGAAAATCTCATTTTTTACCCTGACCGGATTCAGGACGATTACCGCTTTGAATTTCCGTGGAAGTTTGATGAGAAGAATTTTGAGACGGCTCCGGGTGTACGCATCAATGCACTGCATTTCAGGACGGAGGGAAAATCGAAGGGCGTAATCTTTTACCTGCACGGCAATGCCGGCAGCCTGAAGTCCTGGGGCTGGGTAGCCGAAGATTTTGTACCGCGCGGCTGGGATTTGCTGATCATAGATTACCGTACCTATGGCAAGAGCAAGGGCCGCCTCAGTGAAACCGCTTTATACCAGGATGCGCAGTTCATTTACCAGGAGCTGCTCAGGGAAGATCAGGAAGAGCACATCATCGTTTTCGGGAGATCTTTGGGGACGGGAATCGCCACCAAAATTGCAGCGGACAATAACCCGAAGCAGCTTATCCTGGAAACTCCCTTTTACAATTTTGCGGATCTCATCCAGTCCATTTATCCTGCGTTGCCGATGTGGATGCTGAGCTATCATTTTCCAAACGACCAGCACCTCAAATCCGTGAAATGTCCGGTAGTGATGCTGCACGGAACCCAGGATGAAATCGTGTATTATAAATCCTCGGAAAAATTGCTGAAGCACATTTCTTCAAAAGCTGAGCTTGTGCCGGTTACCGGAGGTTCCCATAATGATCTCAGGAATTTTCCGGAATACCAGGCTGCACTGGATCGTATTCTGAAATAAGACAGAAATTCCTTCCACCGGAAGTTCCCGGATCTACATTGCATTTCCGGAATAGCTGGAACCTGGAAACCTGCGCTGCAGACTACCGCTGCCGTTGGAGCACGGTTGCCACATATTTCCCGATCAAATCAAATTCGATATTCACCAAGTCCTTCGGTTTTAAAAGATGCAGGTTGGTATGTTCAAAAGTGTAGGGAATAATGGCAACTGAGAATTGCCCCGGAGAAACATTGAAGGCAGTAAGGCTGATGCCATTTACGGTAACAGAACCTTTTTCCACAATAAGATGGGTGGGTCCAGGCTCATGGGCAAAGGTGAATTCCCAGCTTCCTCCAGCTTCGGTAAGGGCGGTACAGCGGGCGGTCGTGTCCGCATGTCCCTGCACCAAATGGCCGTCTAAGCGGGTCTGTAAAGTCACAGAGCGTTCAAGGTTGATAAGGTGGCCAGGCTGAAGAAGATGCAGGTTGGTTTTCCGCAATGTTTCCGCCACTGCTGTAACCTGATAGACATCAGAATGCACAGCCTCTACCGTAAGGCAAACCCCGTTGTGTGCAATGCTTTGATCTACCTTCAGTTCAGGAACAAGCACACAATTGATAAGAAATCGGAGATTTTCGCCATGCGATTCCACTTGCTGCAATTTCCCCATCGTTTCAATTATACCGCTGAACATGTGGCGTTTTATTGATTAATGAACGGAAAAAGTACCGGGTGGCTCGGGCTGGCATCACTTTCCAGTGCCAGCACTTGTAAGTTAAGAAGGTACAAGCCATCAGTTGCAGAATCCGGAACGTAGATCATTTCTGTGATCGTTTTATGCAAATCCGGCTGTTGCGGATATCCAAAGAAAATATGATGGCCGCTTAGATTTGGATCATCTTCACGGTCAACAGACGGCAGGTCAAGGAGCAGATGCCGGATGGACTGCTTATTCAGCCAATGCACGAGATCCGGTTCCAGATGGGGGGGATTGCTGCCACTCCACACCCGCTGTTTCTTTTCCTCAGAATTCGGGAGGGTGCGCAGGACCAGCGCGGCCGGGGTCGCCACAGGATTCAGCCGGTTCCAGGTTTGCTGCACGGCTCCCAATGTCACCATCTTATCAGGTCCGGCTTCCGCAGGTTCTACAGAAAGAAGAAGGGCTACAAAATGAAACTGCCGCAGTGCATCCTTAATAAAATGACGTTCATTGCTGATGTGGCCGGCACATTCTGTATGCGTCCCGTTGCCGTGTGGACTCAGACAAATATTGTTCACATTGCAGCTTCCGCCACGATTCACGTCTCCCACAAAACTTCCGGCCACAGCAGCCTCAAATTTTGGCTTCGGCAGGTAAAAAGCATTTGGGTTATTCTCCTGCCGGAGGGGAATCGTAATATCAACGGGCGAGGAAAGATCAAATTCAAGATCCTGAATGCGGGCAGTATCCATAAGGCCGGGAATGAACAGGTTAAGAAGGGTTAGCTAAAGAAACCGAATGAAGGAAACTTGTTGATTTACTCCACTTCGTTCTCTTCGTCCTCAGGTTCCATTACTTCATCAAGTTCCTTTTCGTCTTCATCTTCCTCTGGAGAAAGATGACTTACGTCTTCCCTGCGTACCTGCTTCGCCACGTCTTCGCCCCGGTCGTTCTGGTCAATCCTGAAAGTCACTTCATCTCCCGGTTCAAGTTCATTGAACTCGCCTTCTTCCATATCAGAATAATGAAAGAAAAGATTGTTTGGCGGAAATGCAATGAAGCCAAATCCATTGTGCAGGCTGAATATCTGGCTTAGCTTTCTTTCTCCATCGCCTAATTCCTGGTAGGGCCGCGCAACCACGATCGGGCGCTGTTGCTCCTGCTGCACGAAGAGATTGTTGATCATCGGGTCGCTGCGTTTGAGCTTATTATTGATCAGCTCATGCATGGGCACCGCAAAGCTCACTTCCTCCAGCAGGTGCTGGCTTGTGCGCGTTACGATTTCCCGGCCTGAATCATCTGTGAATTCAAAGTCCCAGCACAAAACCATCACCGTTACACCCAGCGTATTGAGCTTCCTCGCCAGTGGGACGTAATCGCCATCGGAGCCTACCAGCACCACCACATCAAACTTTTTGTACATGGCAAGCTCGTACGCCTCCAGCGCCAGCCATACATCAAGGCCCTTTTCTTCCTTGCGGCCGCCTTTGTTTCGCAGCGGGAAATAATGGGTGATGACGCCTTCATTCATCAGCACATCGTCAAAAATGCGATCGTAGAAAAGCTTGTTGTTCTGGTAAGCATCCTGGGCATTAAGCCGCCCTCTGAAATAATGCGCATCCACAATCTGGCACAGACGCGAATCTGTTTTCAGCTCTTCGCTTACTCGGTTCCGGATAAAATAATGGAGCCCTCCCAGATCAATTCTTGCCTTGCGCGGATGGTTGTAGTAGTAATAATTGCTGACGTGCATGAAATAGTTGCCGTCATAGAATACCCCGATTTTTGTCAACCGGGAATTTGTGTTAGCCATGATAAATTATCTACGTTATGTACAAAAAAATAATAGCTTTTGATAATAATGGTTCTGTCTATAAGGTCCGTGCAAAAATGAGAAGAAATGCCTGTTTGTTCAAGTAGTCGCACTAATCATTTTCCTGCCCCGCTGCCCGTTCCTTAAAAAACTTCCTCTTGGGGTCCGGGAAAGGTCTTATTATCAATCGGTTACCCATTTCATATCGCATGTAATTATATGTCCAGTCAATGAAAACGGAGATCTTATTCCGAAAACCGATGAGATAATATATATGGACCACAAGCCAAAGGATCCAGGCAAAGAACCCATGCACCTTTAAATTGGGCAGATCAGCCACGGCCTTTTTCCGGCCAATAGTAGCCATATAACCCTTGTTGGTATATTCATAGGGTATCATTTCCCCGCCTGCGAGCAATCGCTTTAAGTTATGGGCCAGATGCGAACCCTGCTGGATGGCCACCGTAGCCACCATGGGCAGGCCATTCGGATAATCCTCTGTCCGGAAATTCGAGAGGTCTCCTATCACGAACAGATCTTCGAAGCCGGGCAACCGGTTAAATGAATCCACCTTGCAGCGCCCAAATTCAATCAGATCTTCCGGGATGCCTTTAAGCAAAGCTCCTTTTACTCCGGCAGCCCACACCACAGTATTGGTATGGATTTCCTCTCCGTTCTTAAAAACCACCACATTTCCATCATACGACTTAATGGTGCGGTTTACCCTTACATCCACGGTTAAATTCTCAAGATAAATGTGTGCATATTTCGATGCCTCCGGAGACATTGTTGGCAATACACGGTCTTTCATCTCCACCAGGTGGATGTATAACTTCTCAAAATTAAGCTCAGGATAATCTTTGGGAAGTACAAAATTTTTCAGCTCGCCCAGTGCTCCGCAAAGCTCAACTCCTGTGGGGCCAGCGCCCACCACTATAATATGAGAAAGCCGCTCAAATTCGTCAGGATCCGTTTCCATCAAGGCTTTCTCAAAGTTTTGAAGAATCAGACTGCGGAGGTTCAATGCCTGTGGCACGGACTTCAGCGGCATGGCATAACGGCTTACGTCATCCAGCCCAAAGAAATTGGTACGGGAACCGGTGGCGATCACAAGATAATCGTAGCTGAGTGCGCCAACATGGGTAACGACTGACTTTTCCTCTGGCCTTATTTCCTCCACCTCTGCTACACGAAAAAAGACATTCTTCTGTCCCGCCAGAACTTTGCGAAATGGGCTGGCAATAGAATCAGGATCTAGTCCTGCGGTAGATACCTGATAGAGAAGCGGTATAAAAGTGTGATAATTATTGCGGTCAATCAGCACAATCTGGAGATCGGCATCTTTAAGTTTCCGGATGAGGTTTAATCCTGCGAATCCACCCCCGATTACCACGAGCCTGGGTTTATCAGTTTCGGGCAGCCGAAATTTCAGCTCCAACTCCGGTTGATTATTGCTTAGCGTTTCCTGCTTTAAGATCATATCAGATATTGAAATCCCTCATTTTAATTGGCTCACTCTCTACAAGTGCAATCAGAAGCATTTGGTTGAAAAGACAATCCTGTTTAAGGATGCAAAGTTCGCAGTTAGTTGACGTGATTCGCGATAAAATAAACAGCAGATCAAAAGAACTTCTGCCTCGCTTCTGAAGGTTTCTGGCGATTTGTAATTGCGCTTTATTGAGCAGACAGGAACCAATAAATAAGGATATTAATTACCAATCGG comes from the Bacteroidia bacterium genome and includes:
- a CDS encoding T9SS type A sorting domain-containing protein, translating into MMKHFTLTHAALPFLLLSVFIMAPKNGQAQLTVDSLEKNFIIDFDNTLSGVNNGQYTGAGFAPAPSTGQLDAGAWATTGMSDGNSDFGDTETAGDFAIGSSSGGVGTGGFYAFEVSTDDYAFGVQPTGTDFNGGNITLRILNSTGSRIDSFDIAYDIYVYNDQGRSNYWELAHSEDNGNYHRESTLDYNSPESADSLPEWQPVSRSITITNISVANNAYFYIRWLTDNFSGGGSRDEFGLDNISITAYGNIITGTSLLEAGAGTLADKLSSLESTHNPSILNFDFKVTDDGDTSSTDALPLILEAIQIEQGPANEISDWTAAIKGAKLSDGTNHFDATAINAGNIQFSGIDTAQSQLGHIADDSAKTYQLSIWLKSEFEGDLPDSIDGKIFDFEVSEKSFSLPSAGSSGLLPSQSINSGAGQNEVDVVATEIHFTKVPFIIAINVDFGVEIKATDVNGNLDRDEQSSVTLERATGTGSLSRGTGLAENLINGIYSWSNLLYDSVEIFSITTQSDSLNNATSTDIEAVNLLYTVFDDFDRSNTNTVGIPSSGGSQAWEEIECDTFNGRIGIEGSALFLSNSIDTGKGCESCSTAPEILSYDMSGEYATQFHQAEHLLVWAFNIKQPRNNPSGFRGNNYGAAVVLGCDEEDFNSSSADGYAVVMGNTGEDPWRLVHFSGGLSSLGTGQATDIASVPTAGVEDNYWSIKVTYDPCGGSGHWNLAARDDGQSDFNDPVTVNATPSIGSNNLHSLKDLKYFGAAWYHATACDQKMLVDNISIPGAIDIGQSTYAWIGATGHDYQDPDNWSPARTCIRLSDILLFNSGGNDSMVNVPTQTLAQFRIDDNTRVVLCNTSGKLTLNGRNDTALYVSSGSSLIIDSDNALEIEISQGANAFLEDSVIFRNSDGTGRAHRIQGLDSASVIFKHGSVFFAQSLSGSPFGNTGQVNTTIFEDGATYISEAGGNPFSLSQPSSKVVFHSNSLYRHQQSGNRLSLSGRTYGNVEINFIVNSTSGSKGNKVVMQDITLKSGAEWNLIFALLSDSALDIEILGDLTIEAGASISFDPKDTSYLIFAGTGEQVVSGDSAITFGDNAGVRINNQDRVRIEQDWELNGFFDLANGIADIGSHGISLGPDILLTGGDLTTYFATSETGMLRREIADTTAHHFPIGHNPYLPIVIECEDCDGGEAISAHVEDGINSQPDGNGNDETNMTVLKTWVIETPPGTDSNTYTITVQWNNTDQEPNPGESNATNYVGFGYGLSTDTEWNKQEISPADNPASGIYAKTLSGIRLAPGETYVFGIGDTTSPVPVELISFTGRLQQDDVLLEWKTASELNNSHFVIERSADAQTFEAIDRVPGAGTTAQPRSYSYLDLAPKGEVLYYRLLQADFDGQVEYSPVVVISRSGEERASLTVLANPVRSQLQVNVQLSDDSQVRMQLVDMTGRQRLTRMINLNKGKHLLNINMDDLPAGFYLFNAEMDGKIYSHKIFKLN
- a CDS encoding alpha/beta hydrolase, with the translated sequence MRKTISSFIRIGTGIAGAVLLSLLLLYMIQENLIFYPDRIQDDYRFEFPWKFDEKNFETAPGVRINALHFRTEGKSKGVIFYLHGNAGSLKSWGWVAEDFVPRGWDLLIIDYRTYGKSKGRLSETALYQDAQFIYQELLREDQEEHIIVFGRSLGTGIATKIAADNNPKQLILETPFYNFADLIQSIYPALPMWMLSYHFPNDQHLKSVKCPVVMLHGTQDEIVYYKSSEKLLKHISSKAELVPVTGGSHNDLRNFPEYQAALDRILK
- a CDS encoding ABC transporter ATP-binding protein, whose product is MRIYWRILRYVRPYKGAIATHALFTVLAVIFGSFSIAMLQPVLKLLFSGENLTDIAARAPEYEFSVKYLLKYINFRIANLVEDGTIESRTNALLIIIGSVVTLNILGNVFSYFSVYFIGNIRTWTVEGIRSDLFNRLKGLQVSYFETGKKGDIMTRLTSDVNEVESSVAVTFESVLRDPLTIIAFMYLMFDFSWKLTLFIFVLLPLSAVLIGFIARSLKRDAFRSQEVFSSIMSLIDETVSGIRIIKAFNAENYISRIFHRYNSGYGKLHRKQWHKRMLAPPISEIMGVLTVALILWFGGQLVFQGTMDAEGFIVYIFFFIQILKPAKSLSGALSHIYKGIASGERIFNLMDTEVTIKDKPAASGVSDFKQSLRFNNLSFYYYKNEYVLRNIDLEIPKGKMYALVGPSGCGKTTLAEMLPRFYDPVEGSVTLDGADLRDLKVKDLRELIAIVTQEPILFNDSIYNNIAFGMHPVTEDQVMEAAKAANAHGFISETENGYRTMIGDRGALLSGGQRQRISIARAILKNPPILILDEATSALDTASEKIVQDALFRLMQHRTSLVIAHRLSTVQDADCIIAMDRGRIVEKGTHNELIAKDGLYKQLYSLQQVGMKE
- the rbfA gene encoding 30S ribosome-binding factor RbfA, which codes for MESRRQEKLSRLLQKELGQIFLTQGQSMFGTTFISVSKVRISADLGYARVYLSFLNVKEPMQLLGEVKMRNKEIRTKLAAIIKNQVRKIPELEFFYDDTMDYVEKIDKLFEEIKKKDNPSGEEDK